The Burkholderia ubonensis genome has a window encoding:
- a CDS encoding high-affinity branched-chain amino acid ABC transporter permease LivM, with translation MSQVISVRRPAAGASFGDTLKNAAAAALLTAILTVPVLGLQLKLDGYQVVLEPHWRPVWIAVAAVFLFQLFKPWLTRAKAAVTLPALPAMGARQQRAIVWALLAVGLVWPFFGSRGAVDVATLALIYVILGLGLNIVVGFAGLLDLGYVGFYAVGGYTYAMLNQYFGLTFWECLPLAAIASATFGFLLGFPVLRLRGDYLAIVTLGFGEIIRLLANNLTSLTGGPDGISGIPKPTVFGFEMARSASVEGAKTFHELIGLEYSGEHMVIFLYLLALLLVGFTLFVTSRLIRMPMGRAWEALRDDEIACRSLGLNPTRIKLSAFTLGAAFAGIGGAFFAARQGLVNPESFTFIESALILAIVVLGGMGSQLGVILAAILLTVLPEVARGFAEYRMLIFGLVMVLMMMWRPQGLLPASRPHVELPQ, from the coding sequence ATGAGTCAAGTCATTTCCGTCCGCCGGCCGGCTGCCGGCGCATCGTTCGGCGACACGCTGAAGAACGCCGCGGCCGCTGCGCTGCTGACGGCGATCCTCACGGTGCCCGTGCTCGGCCTGCAACTGAAGCTCGACGGCTACCAGGTCGTGCTCGAGCCGCACTGGCGCCCCGTGTGGATCGCGGTCGCGGCCGTGTTCCTGTTCCAGCTGTTCAAGCCGTGGCTCACGCGCGCGAAAGCCGCGGTGACGCTGCCGGCGCTGCCCGCGATGGGCGCGCGGCAGCAGCGCGCGATCGTCTGGGCGCTGCTCGCGGTCGGGCTCGTGTGGCCGTTCTTCGGGTCGCGCGGCGCGGTCGACGTCGCGACGCTCGCGCTGATCTACGTGATCCTCGGCCTCGGGCTGAACATCGTGGTCGGCTTCGCGGGCCTGCTCGACCTCGGCTACGTCGGCTTCTACGCGGTCGGCGGCTATACGTACGCGATGCTCAACCAGTACTTCGGGCTCACGTTCTGGGAGTGCCTGCCGCTCGCCGCGATCGCGTCGGCGACGTTCGGCTTCCTGCTCGGCTTCCCGGTGCTGCGGCTGCGCGGCGACTATCTCGCGATCGTCACGCTCGGCTTCGGCGAGATCATCCGCCTGCTCGCGAACAACCTGACGAGCCTCACCGGCGGCCCGGACGGCATCTCCGGCATTCCGAAGCCGACCGTGTTCGGCTTCGAGATGGCGCGCAGCGCGAGCGTCGAAGGCGCGAAGACCTTCCACGAGCTGATCGGCCTCGAGTACAGCGGCGAGCACATGGTGATCTTCCTGTACCTGCTCGCGCTGCTGCTGGTCGGCTTCACGCTGTTCGTGACGAGCCGCCTGATCCGCATGCCGATGGGCCGCGCGTGGGAAGCGCTGCGCGACGACGAGATCGCGTGCCGTTCGCTGGGCCTGAACCCGACGCGCATCAAGCTGTCGGCATTCACGCTCGGCGCGGCGTTCGCGGGCATCGGCGGCGCGTTCTTCGCGGCGCGCCAGGGCCTCGTGAACCCGGAATCGTTCACCTTCATCGAGTCGGCGCTGATCCTCGCGATCGTCGTGCTCGGAGGGATGGGCTCGCAGCTCGGCGTGATCCTCGCGGCGATCCTGCTGACCGTGCTGCCGGAAGTCGCGCGCGGCTTTGCCGAGTACCGGATGCTGATCTTCGGCCTGGTGATGGTGTTGATGATGATGTGGCGTCCGCAGGGCCTGTTGCCCGCGAGCCGTCCGCACGTGGAGCTGCCGCAATGA
- the livH gene encoding high-affinity branched-chain amino acid ABC transporter permease LivH: MTDFFPQFAQQLVNGLTLGAIYALIAIGYSMVYGIIGMINFAHGEIYMIGAYVGLVTLTAIGVSAGYPLPLVLGAALIVSVLVTGLYGFAVERVAYRPLRGGPRLVPLISAIGMSIFLQNYVQIGQGARDVSVPVLISGAFDIHLGGDFDVTVPYARLLIVCVTIALMIALTLFISHSRMGRACRACAEDMKMANLLGIDTNRVISFTFVLGAMLAAVGGVLIGLTIGKLNPYIGFVAGIKAFTAAVLGGIGSIPGAMLGGVLLGLAETFAAGYMPAEYKDVVAFGLLVLILLFRPTGLLGKSDIEKV, from the coding sequence ATGACTGATTTCTTTCCGCAATTCGCCCAGCAGCTGGTCAACGGCCTGACGCTGGGCGCGATCTATGCGCTGATCGCCATCGGCTACTCGATGGTCTACGGCATCATCGGCATGATCAACTTCGCCCACGGCGAGATCTACATGATCGGCGCGTACGTGGGCCTCGTGACCCTCACGGCGATCGGCGTGTCCGCCGGCTATCCGCTGCCGCTCGTGCTCGGCGCGGCGCTGATCGTGTCGGTGCTCGTCACCGGGCTGTACGGCTTCGCGGTCGAGCGCGTCGCGTACCGGCCGCTGCGCGGCGGCCCGCGCCTCGTGCCGCTGATCTCCGCGATCGGCATGTCGATCTTTCTGCAGAACTACGTGCAGATCGGCCAGGGCGCGCGCGACGTGTCCGTGCCCGTGCTGATCTCCGGCGCGTTCGACATCCATCTCGGCGGCGACTTCGACGTCACGGTGCCGTATGCGCGCCTCTTGATCGTCTGCGTGACGATCGCGCTGATGATCGCGCTCACGCTGTTCATCTCGCACTCGCGGATGGGCCGTGCATGCCGCGCGTGCGCCGAGGACATGAAGATGGCGAACCTGCTCGGCATCGACACGAACCGCGTGATCTCGTTCACGTTCGTGCTCGGCGCGATGCTCGCAGCCGTCGGCGGCGTGCTGATCGGCCTGACGATCGGCAAGCTGAACCCGTACATCGGCTTCGTCGCGGGCATCAAGGCGTTCACCGCCGCGGTGCTCGGCGGCATCGGCAGCATTCCGGGCGCGATGCTCGGCGGCGTGCTGCTCGGCCTCGCCGAAACCTTCGCGGCGGGCTACATGCCGGCCGAGTACAAGGACGTCGTCGCGTTCGGCCTGCTCGTGCTGATCCTGCTCTTCCGCCCGACCGGCCTGCTCGGCAAGTCGGACATCGAAAAGGTTTGA
- a CDS encoding branched-chain amino acid ABC transporter substrate-binding protein: protein MTLSRLTSISVAAVLFAAGAAAAQAETVKIAIAGPMSGSVAQYGDMVKAGALTAIEQINAAGGAGGNKFEVVMMDDACEPKQAVAVANKIVSQKIKYVIGHVCSGSTIPASDIYENEGIVMVTPSATAPQLTEGKKRHFIFRTIGRDDQQGPAAAKYIITQVKPKKVAVLHDKQSYGQGIASSVKKDLEAAKIPVVLFEGINAGDSDYSAIITKLKSQGVDFVYFGGYHPEMGLLMRQAREQGVKATFMGPEGVGNKDVTAIAGPSSEGMLVTLPADFTADPANASLVKAFADKKRDANGPFQMPAYAAVKIIADGIAGAKSTDPTKVAAYLHKTTFDTPIGKVAYDAQGDLKAFKFVVYTWHKDATKTVVAAN, encoded by the coding sequence ATGACGCTGTCCCGTCTTACGTCCATCTCCGTCGCCGCCGTGCTGTTCGCCGCCGGTGCCGCCGCCGCGCAAGCGGAAACCGTGAAGATCGCCATCGCCGGGCCGATGAGCGGCTCGGTCGCCCAGTACGGCGACATGGTGAAGGCCGGCGCACTGACCGCGATCGAGCAGATCAACGCGGCGGGCGGCGCGGGCGGCAACAAGTTCGAAGTGGTGATGATGGACGACGCGTGCGAGCCGAAGCAGGCCGTCGCGGTCGCGAACAAGATCGTCAGCCAGAAGATCAAGTACGTGATCGGCCACGTGTGCTCGGGTTCGACGATTCCCGCGTCCGACATCTACGAGAACGAAGGCATCGTGATGGTCACGCCGTCGGCCACCGCGCCGCAGCTGACCGAAGGCAAGAAGCGCCACTTCATCTTCCGCACGATCGGCCGCGACGACCAGCAAGGCCCGGCGGCGGCGAAGTACATCATCACGCAAGTGAAGCCGAAGAAGGTCGCGGTGCTGCACGACAAGCAGTCGTACGGCCAGGGCATCGCATCGTCGGTGAAGAAGGACCTCGAAGCCGCGAAGATCCCGGTCGTGCTGTTCGAAGGCATCAACGCCGGCGATTCGGACTACTCGGCGATCATCACGAAGCTGAAGTCGCAAGGCGTCGATTTCGTCTACTTCGGCGGCTACCACCCGGAAATGGGCCTGCTGATGCGCCAGGCGCGCGAGCAGGGCGTGAAGGCCACCTTCATGGGGCCTGAGGGCGTCGGCAACAAGGACGTGACGGCGATCGCCGGCCCGTCGTCGGAAGGCATGCTCGTCACGCTGCCGGCCGATTTCACGGCCGACCCGGCCAACGCATCGCTCGTGAAGGCGTTCGCCGACAAGAAGCGCGACGCGAACGGCCCGTTCCAGATGCCGGCATACGCAGCGGTGAAGATCATCGCCGACGGGATCGCCGGAGCGAAGTCGACCGACCCGACGAAGGTCGCCGCGTACCTGCACAAGACGACGTTCGACACGCCGATCGGCAAGGTCGCGTACGACGCGCAGGGTGACCTGAAGGCGTTCAAGTTCGTCGTCTACACGTGGCACAAGGACGCGACCAAGACGGTGGTCGCCGCCAACTAA